In Providencia sneebia DSM 19967, one DNA window encodes the following:
- the pdxH gene encoding pyridoxamine 5'-phosphate oxidase, translating into MNDNDGHEIDLAALRREYTKGGLRRPDLTPEPLQLFELWLKQACEAKLSDPTAMAVATVDETGQPYQRIVLLKHFDEKGLVFYTNMGSRKARHLEQNNKISLLFPWYPLERQVNFVGVAERLSPIEVVKYFHSRPKDSQIAAWASQQSSRISARSILEGKFLELKQKFQNGEVPLPSFWGGFRVVFNSVEFWQGGANRLHDRFLYQREENGWKIDRLAP; encoded by the coding sequence ATGAACGACAATGACGGTCATGAAATCGATTTAGCTGCATTACGTCGTGAATACACTAAAGGTGGATTAAGACGCCCTGATTTAACACCAGAACCACTGCAACTCTTTGAGTTGTGGTTAAAGCAAGCTTGTGAAGCAAAATTAAGTGATCCCACGGCAATGGCTGTGGCAACTGTTGACGAAACAGGCCAACCTTATCAAAGGATCGTGCTCTTAAAGCATTTTGATGAGAAGGGGTTAGTATTTTACACCAATATGGGAAGCCGCAAAGCGCGTCATTTGGAGCAAAATAATAAAATTAGCTTACTTTTTCCATGGTATCCGTTAGAGCGCCAAGTGAATTTTGTTGGTGTTGCGGAGCGCTTAAGCCCAATTGAAGTTGTAAAATATTTCCATAGCCGGCCTAAAGATAGCCAAATTGCAGCTTGGGCATCACAGCAATCTTCACGAATTTCAGCGCGTAGTATTTTAGAAGGTAAATTTTTAGAACTAAAACAGAAATTCCAAAATGGCGAAGTGCCTCTTCCGAGTTTTTGGGGTGGTTTTCGTGTTGTTTTTAACAGTGTGGAATTTTGGCAAGGTGGTGCAAATCGTTTGCATGATCGTTTTCTTTATCAGCGTGAGGAAAATGGTTGGAAAATAGATAGATTAGCGCCGTAA
- the tyrS gene encoding tyrosine--tRNA ligase, whose product MSSNNLIKQLQERGLIAQVTDEDALAERLAQGPISLYCGFDPTADSLHLGHLVPLLCLKRFQLAGHKPVALVGGATGLIGDPSFKASERKLNTAETVQEWVEKIRHQVSPFLSFDIGDNSAKLANNYDWFGKMDVLTFLRDIGKHFSVNQMINKEAVKQRLNRDDVGISFTEFAYNLLQGYDFANLNKEYDVELQIGGSDQWGNITSGIDLTRRLNQKQVYGMTVPLITKSDGTKFGKTEGGAVWLDPKKTSPYKFYQFWINTADSDVYRFLKFFTFMELSEIDALEEEDKNSGKAPRAQYVLAENVTRLVHGEEGLAAARRITDSLFSGAVSDLTEADFEQLAQDGMPCIHLEEGADLQQALVESELTPSRGQARTAISSNAVSVNGQKQTDPMYVFNDADRLFGRFTLVRRGKKNDCLINWK is encoded by the coding sequence ATGTCTAGCAATAACCTGATTAAACAATTGCAAGAGCGGGGCTTAATTGCCCAGGTAACGGACGAGGATGCGTTAGCAGAGAGACTGGCGCAAGGCCCTATCTCTCTCTATTGCGGTTTCGATCCTACCGCTGACAGCTTGCATTTGGGCCATCTGGTTCCCTTGCTGTGTTTAAAGCGATTCCAACTAGCCGGGCACAAGCCTGTGGCGTTGGTCGGTGGCGCAACGGGTCTAATTGGTGATCCAAGTTTTAAAGCTTCTGAGCGTAAATTAAATACCGCAGAGACCGTCCAAGAATGGGTAGAAAAAATTCGTCATCAAGTATCACCGTTTTTAAGTTTTGATATTGGTGATAACAGCGCAAAACTTGCGAATAATTATGATTGGTTTGGCAAGATGGATGTTTTAACATTCTTGCGCGATATTGGTAAACACTTCTCTGTTAACCAAATGATTAATAAAGAAGCGGTTAAACAACGTTTAAATCGTGATGATGTTGGGATCTCTTTTACCGAATTTGCTTATAACCTGCTGCAAGGTTATGATTTTGCGAATTTAAATAAAGAATATGATGTTGAGCTACAAATTGGTGGCTCAGACCAATGGGGTAATATTACATCCGGTATTGACCTGACTCGCCGTTTAAATCAGAAACAAGTTTATGGTATGACAGTCCCTTTGATTACCAAATCTGATGGGACAAAATTTGGTAAAACTGAAGGTGGCGCAGTATGGCTTGATCCGAAGAAAACCAGCCCATACAAATTCTACCAATTCTGGATCAATACTGCTGACTCCGATGTTTATCGCTTCCTGAAATTCTTTACTTTCATGGAACTGAGCGAAATTGATGCTCTGGAAGAAGAAGACAAAAATAGTGGTAAAGCGCCACGCGCTCAATATGTACTTGCAGAGAATGTGACTCGTCTTGTTCATGGCGAAGAAGGGCTAGCAGCAGCACGCCGTATTACGGATAGCTTATTCTCTGGCGCTGTTTCTGACTTAACGGAAGCCGATTTTGAACAATTAGCCCAAGACGGTATGCCATGCATCCATCTAGAAGAGGGGGCTGATTTGCAACAAGCCTTGGTTGAGTCTGAATTGACACCTTCTCGTGGTCAAGCAAGAACAGCAATTAGCTCAAATGCAGTTTCTGTTAACGGCCAGAAGCAAACTGATCCAATGTATGTATTTAATGACGCTGACCGTTTATTTGGACGTTTCACATTGGTTCGTCGTGGTAAGAAAAACGACTGTTTGATCAATTGGAAATAA
- the pdxY gene encoding pyridoxal kinase PdxY, translating to MKSVLSIQSHVVFGHAGNSAAVFPMCRMGVDVWPLNTVQFSNHTQYPQWTGSVYPAQHLVDIVDGLAKIHKLEICNAVLSGYIGSAEQGNSILSIVKQVKSANPEAIYFCDPVMGHPEKGCIVAPGVAEFLCQQALPVSDVIAPNLLELETLSGEHITNVEQAVQAARRLCQQGPKIVLVKHLSRAGYRTDRFEMILVTQEHSWHVSRPLVDFGEKQPVGVGDLTSGLMLVNLLKGESLPKALEHVASAVYEVMLKTKEMGEYELQLVAAQEQMVEPKHKFNATEID from the coding sequence ATGAAAAGTGTTCTTTCAATACAATCCCACGTCGTTTTCGGACACGCAGGAAATAGCGCTGCAGTTTTCCCTATGTGCCGTATGGGGGTCGATGTTTGGCCGCTTAATACAGTTCAATTTTCAAACCACACGCAATATCCTCAATGGACGGGGAGTGTTTATCCAGCACAACATTTAGTTGATATTGTTGATGGGTTAGCAAAAATCCATAAGCTTGAGATATGTAATGCAGTCCTAAGTGGTTATATTGGTTCTGCTGAACAAGGGAACAGCATTCTGTCTATTGTGAAGCAAGTTAAATCGGCTAATCCAGAAGCGATCTACTTTTGTGACCCTGTCATGGGGCATCCTGAGAAAGGTTGTATTGTGGCACCCGGTGTTGCTGAATTTTTATGTCAGCAAGCTTTGCCAGTTAGTGATGTGATTGCACCTAATTTACTGGAATTAGAAACCTTGTCAGGTGAACACATTACTAATGTTGAACAAGCTGTACAAGCTGCTCGTCGTTTGTGTCAGCAAGGCCCTAAGATAGTTTTAGTTAAACATTTAAGTCGTGCTGGCTATCGTACTGATCGTTTTGAAATGATTTTAGTCACTCAAGAACATAGTTGGCATGTGAGTCGTCCGCTGGTGGACTTTGGTGAAAAACAACCTGTTGGAGTAGGGGATTTAACAAGTGGTTTGATGCTTGTTAACCTCTTAAAAGGTGAAAGTTTGCCTAAAGCATTAGAACACGTTGCTTCTGCTGTGTATGAAGTCATGCTTAAAACTAAAGAAATGGGCGAATATGAACTGCAACTTGTTGCTGCTCAAGAGCAAATGGTTGAACCAAAACATAAATTTAACGCCACAGAAATTGATTAA
- the gstA gene encoding glutathione transferase GstA, with protein MKLYFSPGACSLSPHIILRETGLDFSVECVNLKDKLTENGENFLAINPKGQVPLLILDNGEHLTEGAVIVQYIADQKPDRNLIAPAGTMKRYHQLEALNFISTELHKSFGPLFSPATPEEYKNTVKANLEKKFQYVDDVLAKQAFFADNHFTVADAYLFTVSNWAQIVGLDLSHLSHLAKYREKIAKRPHVQEALIAEGLI; from the coding sequence ATGAAATTGTATTTTTCTCCCGGTGCTTGCTCTCTATCCCCACATATTATTTTGCGTGAAACTGGACTAGATTTCAGCGTTGAATGCGTCAATCTAAAAGATAAACTCACTGAAAATGGTGAAAATTTCTTAGCTATCAATCCTAAAGGACAAGTTCCTCTCCTTATCTTAGATAATGGTGAGCATCTGACTGAAGGCGCAGTAATTGTTCAATATATCGCAGATCAAAAACCAGACAGAAACTTAATTGCACCTGCTGGCACGATGAAACGCTATCACCAACTTGAAGCGCTTAATTTTATTTCCACAGAACTACATAAAAGTTTTGGCCCATTATTCTCGCCAGCAACACCTGAAGAGTACAAAAATACAGTCAAAGCTAATCTTGAGAAAAAATTCCAATACGTCGATGATGTTCTCGCAAAACAAGCGTTTTTTGCAGATAACCACTTTACCGTCGCTGATGCTTACCTATTTACGGTGAGTAATTGGGCCCAAATCGTTGGATTAGATCTTTCTCACTTAAGCCATTTAGCGAAGTATCGTGAAAAAATTGCCAAACGCCCACATGTTCAAGAAGCATTAATCGCTGAAGGTTTAATTTAG
- the fabI gene encoding enoyl-ACP reductase FabI — protein MGFLTGKRILITGVASKLSIAYGIAKAMREQGAELAFTYQNEKLKPRVEEFAASLDSNIVLECDVADDASITTLFAELEKSWPKFDGFVHSIGFAPADQLDGDYVDAVTRDGFRIAHDISAYSFVAMAKACRNMLTPDASLLTLTYLGAERAIPNYNVMGLAKASLEANVRYMANAMGPQGIRVNAISAGPIRTLAASGIKDFRKMLAHCEAVTPIRRTVTIEDVGNTAAFLSSNLAAGITGEVVHVDGGFSIAAMNELELK, from the coding sequence ATGGGTTTTTTAACCGGCAAACGCATTCTAATCACTGGCGTTGCCAGTAAATTATCAATCGCATACGGTATTGCTAAAGCAATGCGCGAACAAGGTGCAGAGTTAGCTTTCACCTATCAAAACGAAAAACTGAAGCCACGCGTTGAAGAATTTGCAGCGTCTTTAGATTCAAACATCGTTCTTGAATGTGATGTTGCAGATGATGCAAGTATTACAACTCTGTTTGCTGAACTAGAAAAATCTTGGCCTAAATTCGACGGTTTTGTCCATTCAATCGGTTTTGCGCCAGCTGATCAATTAGATGGCGATTATGTTGATGCAGTTACTCGTGACGGCTTCCGTATTGCTCATGACATCAGTGCATATAGCTTTGTTGCTATGGCGAAAGCATGTCGCAATATGCTGACTCCTGATGCATCTCTTCTGACATTAACTTATTTAGGTGCAGAGCGTGCTATCCCTAACTATAATGTCATGGGTCTTGCTAAAGCCTCTCTAGAAGCTAACGTTCGCTATATGGCAAATGCAATGGGTCCTCAAGGTATCCGCGTTAATGCTATTTCAGCAGGACCAATTCGTACTTTAGCAGCCTCTGGCATCAAAGATTTCCGTAAAATGTTAGCGCATTGTGAAGCGGTTACACCAATTCGCCGTACCGTCACAATTGAAGATGTTGGTAATACTGCTGCATTCTTGAGTTCAAATCTTGCTGCGGGTATCACAGGTGAAGTCGTTCATGTTGATGGTGGTTTTAGCATCGCAGCAATGAATGAATTAGAATTGAAATAA
- the sapF gene encoding putrescine export ABC transporter ATP-binding protein SapF codes for MEALLEVRNLTKTFRFREGLFRRYALEAVKPLSFNLQAGQTLAIIGANGSGKSTLARMLSGVTEPTAGEIMIRGHRLTYGDYGYRSQRVRMIFQDPSTSLNPRQRIGQTLELPLKLNTELTGNERERRIFETLRQVGLLPDHAQYYPHMLASGQKQRVALARALILQPEIIIADEALASLDMSMRSQIINLMLELQAKQDIAYIYVTQHLGMVKHISDKMLVMDKGVVVERGNTAEVLAAPLHDVTRRLIESHFGEPLSIDAWRQDL; via the coding sequence ATGGAAGCATTACTTGAAGTCCGTAATCTGACAAAAACATTTCGCTTTCGTGAGGGATTATTTCGCCGCTATGCACTTGAAGCAGTAAAACCATTAAGTTTTAATTTACAAGCAGGTCAGACATTAGCCATCATTGGCGCTAATGGTTCGGGGAAATCAACACTTGCGCGTATGTTATCCGGTGTAACGGAACCTACCGCAGGCGAAATCATGATCCGAGGTCATCGCTTAACTTATGGCGATTACGGCTACCGGAGTCAACGGGTACGAATGATATTCCAAGACCCAAGTACTTCCCTGAATCCTCGACAGCGAATTGGGCAAACACTAGAACTGCCTTTAAAACTAAATACAGAATTAACGGGTAATGAGCGAGAACGTCGTATTTTTGAAACATTACGCCAAGTCGGATTATTACCTGACCATGCTCAATATTATCCTCATATGTTAGCTTCCGGGCAAAAACAGCGTGTCGCTCTCGCCCGAGCACTTATCTTACAACCAGAGATTATCATTGCCGATGAAGCACTTGCATCATTAGATATGTCAATGCGCTCGCAAATCATTAATTTAATGCTTGAGTTACAAGCTAAGCAAGATATTGCTTATATTTATGTTACTCAACATCTCGGGATGGTAAAACATATCAGTGATAAAATGTTAGTGATGGATAAAGGTGTTGTCGTTGAGCGCGGTAATACTGCAGAAGTGCTGGCTGCACCTTTACATGATGTCACTCGTCGTTTAATTGAAAGTCATTTTGGTGAACCACTCTCAATTGATGCATGGCGGCAGGATCTTTGA